One region of Wyeomyia smithii strain HCP4-BCI-WySm-NY-G18 chromosome 3, ASM2978416v1, whole genome shotgun sequence genomic DNA includes:
- the LOC129731820 gene encoding uncharacterized protein LOC129731820 has translation MAKKRMGLFNTSVLLVTLIAIGFRHSADGADLKERARAALLLEKSNTGGQSQQCRVAQPLPCPPSKFRSASGECNNFNHRYWGARGDPFLRLLKPDYADAQVKPRTSVGSHALPTPDDIIGQLQRLIPVHANHPHVTAMLPAWGQLLAYDLVQILSPHSSFHCCRNDTSAATDEIIQCYVRAGSDCKEYKRSVPSHDPGSCRFDYRNQMNAASGFLDGSGLYGTTEKEILALRTFSTGKVDIKACLRCNEPGAIGALHTVLLKEHNRVAEELSRLNDEWSDTTLFYEARRAVIAEIQHITYNEFLPIVLGSEIASSSDLRLVGGKHYNGYSSANRGGVFNEIAVGAIPAFLTMLPPDMYNESASAEILISSPAMQQTFVPDHATFNDEWTPIALAIQRGRDHGIPSYHKALNLCEKRFGIPYGSKLTFDDMEYFGLSPAKRKSLENIYQDAEDIDLLIGGLSETATLGTVFGPTITCLLAIQFANLRSSDRFWYENDLPPSSLNLPQLQAIRRVTLSGLLCEAKGVTKAQPKAFIREDPYLNARLNCDQLSGLETTAWRTETVEDVEEIITERTPTHPEVAELDADVIKDAINKAKDRLNERKRFEYEAWKNLGGVDAKSPAGTAASFSKANRNALIIANTSLLYELASNEILGTLHSIRRRKRQVFDNNLGAFGGDDFNSALQNIDVNQFITGSISPINLEPQCENLEAPCDTSTPFRTLTGHCNNLRSPELGQSLTVFARLLPPVYDDGISQPRSISVSGSPLPNPRSISALIHPDISNLHTRYSLIVMQYAQFLDHDLTMTPIHKGFHESIPSCRSCDSPRTVHPECNPFPVPPRDHYYPELNVTSGERLCFPFMRSLPGQQTLGPREQINQNTAFLDASQVYGENGCVAKGLRGFSGRLNSTIHPIRGKEMLPQTPIHPECKSASGYCFAAGDGRASEQPGLTVMHTLFLREHNRIVEGLRGVNPHWNGDQLYEHARRIVIAQNQHISYNEFLPRILSWNAVNLYGLKLLPQGYYKDYNPTCNPAIVTEFAAAAFRIGHSLLRPHIPRLSPQHQPIDPPILLRDGFFKMDIFVQQPGLIDEIARGLVATPMETLDQFITGEVTNHLFEDRRIPFSGIDLVALNIQRARDHGIPSYNNYRALCNLKRAQNWEDLSREMPPEVISRLKRMYSSVDDIDLFPGGMSERPLQGGLVGPTFACIIAIQFRQLRKCDRYWYENDDPVVKFTEAQLAEIRKTTLSRIICENLDIQGDMQRAAFDLPSNFLNPRVPCSSMQQIDLSAWRENVVQGCHIGGKHINVGDSAFPSPCTSCICTNEGPQCASLRITDCAQLAREWPRDVILRDDVCSAQCGLVLQNGGNAQARQIPINLRPPPQRVSRSRVVQQQAAIAVGFQGFQFPDLTQFIG, from the exons CCCAAGTGAAACCTCGAACCTCGGTAGGATCACACGCTCTGCCAACACCGGACGACATAATCGGGCAGCTGCAGCGCTTGATACCGGTGCACGCAAATCATCCGCACGTTACCGCCATGCTGCCTGCCTGGGGACAGCTCCTGGCCTACGATCTGGTACAGATCCTTTCACCACATTCAAGTTTCCACTGCTGTCGAAACGACACTTCCGCTGCTACCGATGAGATTATCCAGTGCTACGTTcgggccggctcggactgcaaAGAGTACAAACGATCGGTGCCGTCCCATGATCCCGGATCCTGTCGGTTTGATTACCGCAATCAGATGAACGCCGCCTCTGGTTTTCTAGATGGATCCGGATTGTACGGAACGACGGAGAAGGAAATCCTTGCGTTGCGAACCTTTTCAACTGGAAAAGTTGATATTAAAGCCTGCCTGCGATGTAACGAACCGGGAGCGATCGGAGCTTTGCATACCGTTTTGCTGAAAGAGCACAATAGAGTTGCTGAGGAACTGTCCAGACTGAATGATGAGTGGAGTGATACCACACTATTCTACGAGGCTCGTCGCGCTGTGATCGCGGAAATACAGCACATCACCTATAATGAGTTCCTGCCGATCGTGCTGGGAAGCGAAATTGCAAGCAGCTCTGATTTAAG ACTTGTTGGAGGTAAACACTACAACGGATATTCATCGGCTAACCGTGGTGGAGTATTCAATGAAATTGCAGTAGGAGCTATTCCCGCTTTTTTGACAATGTTGCCACCGGATATGTATAATGAATCAGCTTCTGCCGAAATTCTGATCTCCAGTCCGGCAATGCAGCAAACCTTTGTGCCGGATCACGCCACCTTCAACGACGAGTGGACACCTATTGCCTTAGCTATTCAACGTGGTCGTGATCATGGCATCCCGTCCTATCATAAGGCTCTGAACTTGTGTGAAAAACGCTTCGGCATTCCGTACGGTTCTAAGCTGACTTTCGATGATATGGAGTACTTTGGACTGTCGCCTGCCAAAAGGAAGTCCCTGGAAAATATTTACCA AGATGCGGAAGATATTGATTTACTGATCGGTGGTCTTTCGGAAACCGCAACTCTGGGTACAGTTTTTGGACCTACGATCACCTGCTTGCTAGCAATTCAGTTCGCAAATCTACGCAGTAGCGATCGGTTCTGGTATGAAAATGACCTTCCACCATCGTCGCTTAATTTGCCTCAATTGCAAGCCATCCGCCGAGTTACGCTCTCCGGATTACTCTGCGAAGCCAAGGGAGTAACGAAAGCTCAACCGAAGGCTTTCATTCGAGAGGATCCGTACCTGAATGCGCGCCTGAACTGCGATCAACTTTCCGGACTGGAAACCACCGCATGGCGTACCGAAACGGTCGAAGATGTCGAAGAGATCATAACTGAACGCACGCCAACACATCCCGAGGTGGCTGAACTGGATGCTGACGTTATTAAGGACGCCATCAATAAGGCAAAAGATCGACTGAATGAGCGCAAACGTTTCGAGTATGAGGCTTGGAAGAATT tgggTGGAGTTGATGCGAAGTCTCCTGCTGGAACTGCTGCTTCCTTCAGTAAGGCCAATAGGAACGCACTAATCATTGCAAACACTTCACTTCTGTACGAACTGGCTTCCAATGAAATCCTAGGAACGTTGCACTC GATTCGACGCCGTAAACGGCAAGTTTTCGACAACAATCTAGGAGCTTTCGGAGGTGATGACTTCAACAGTGCTTTGCAGAATATAGATGTCAACCAGTTTATCACGGGTTCAATCTCCCCTATCAATCTTGAACCACAGTGTGAAAACCTAGAGGCCCCATGCGATACGTCGACTCCATTCCGCACGCTTACTGGCCACTGCAATAATCTGAGAAGCCCCGAACTGGGACAGTCACTAACTGTATTCGCCCGTTTGCTGCCACCTGTCTACGATGATGGAATTTCCCAGCCCCGTAGTATCTCCGTTTCTGGTAGTCCGTTGCCGAATCCGCGATCAATTTCTGCACTTATTCATCCGGATATATCGAACCTGCACACTCGGTATTCGTTGATTGTTATGCAGTACGCTCAGTTTTTGGATCACGATCTCACGATGACGCCTATCCACAAGGGCTTCCACGAGTCAATCCCCAGCTGTCGATCGTGTGATTCACCTCGAACGGTTCACCCTGAATGCAATCCTTTCCCCGTGCCACCGAGGGATCATTACTATCCGGAGCTGAACGTAACCAGTGGTGAACGACTGTGCTTCCCGTTCATGCGTTCGCTGCCAGGCCAACAAACGCTGGGACCCCGAGAACAGATCAACCAAAACACTGCTTTCTTAGATGCATCGCAGGTTTATGGCGAAAATGGTTGCGTTGCCAAAGGCTTACGTGGATTTTCCGGTCGTCTTAACTCTACCATCCATCCAATCCGGGGCAAAGAAATGCTACCGCAGACACCCATCCATCCGGAGTGCAAATCAGCTAGTGGTTATTGTTTCGCTGCTGGTGATGGACGAGCCTCCGAACAGCCCGGACTTACCGTCATGCATACACTTTTCTTGCGAGAACACAACCGAATCGTCGAAGGACTTCGTGGTGTCAACCCACACTGGAATGGAGACCAACTTTACGAACACGCCCGTCGTATTGTAATTGCCCAAAATCAACACATCAGCTACAATGAGTTCTTACCTAGAATTCTCAGCTGGAATGCTGTCAATCTGTACGGCCTCAAACTGCTGCCACAAGGTTACTACAAAGACTACAATCCAACATGTAACCCAGCGATTGTTACCGAATTCGCTGCAGCGGCATTCCGTATTGGTCACTCACTGCTGAGACCACACATTCCACGTCTAAGTCCTCAGCATCAACCAATCGATCCTCCGATTCTACTGCGTGATGGCTTTTTCAAAATGGATATCTTCGTTCAACAACCTGGTCTGATAGACGAAATCGCTCGTGGTCTTGTGGCTACACCCATGGAAACCCTGGATCAATTCATCACAGGAGAAGTAACTAACCACCTATTCGAGGATCGTCGTATTCCGTTCTCCGGAATCGATCTGGTGGCGCTGAATATTCAGCGAGCTCGCGATCACGGAATTCCTTCGTACAATAACTACCGTGCACTTTGCAATCTGAAGAGAGCCCAAAACTGGGAAGATCTAAGCCGTGAAATGCCCCCGGAGGTGATTTCTCGGTTGAAGCGTATGTACAGCAGCGTTGACGATATCGATCTTTTCCCCGGCGGTATGTCCGAACGTCCCCTGCAGGGTGGTCTGGTTGGACCAACCTTCGCTTGCATCATTGCTATCCAGTTCCGACAGCTGCGCAAATGCGATCGCTATTG GTATGAGAACGACGATCCAGTTGTTAAATTCACCGAAGCACAACTGGCCGAAATTCGAAAAACAACTTTGTCCCGAATCATCTGTGAAAATCTGGATATTCAGGGTGATATGCAGCGTGCTGCTTTTGATCTACCCAGTAATTTCCT CAACCCACGTGTACCATGCAGCTCAATGCAGCAAATAGATCTCAGTGCTTGGCGCGAAAATGTGGTCCAGGGATGTCACATTGGAGGAAAGCACATCAACGTTGGTGATTCGGCCTTCCCTTCGCCCTGCACGAGTTGTATCTGTACAAATGAGGGG CCACAATGCGCCTCGTTGCGTATCACTGACTGCGCTCAGTTGGCCCGCGAATGGCCCCGTGATGTGATTCTTAGAGACGACGTGTGCAGCGCCCAGTGCGGGCTGGTGCTCCAGAACGGCGGAAACGCCCAGGCACGCCAGATTCCCATTAATCTGCGCCCGCCACCACAACGAGTATCCCGTTCTCGGGTTGTCCAACAGCAGGCAGCAATAGCGGTTGGCTTCCAAGGTTTCCAGTTTCCCGATCTGACGCAGTTCATCGGTTAG